The proteins below are encoded in one region of Nilaparvata lugens isolate BPH chromosome X, ASM1435652v1, whole genome shotgun sequence:
- the LOC120354381 gene encoding lysine-specific demethylase 5A-like, with the protein MGETPGTDVGQETESRVARRPRGNLATPSSVEGPSKKARSRTHETAFPISLGTSFRIITSSQHLNKIDAVLRSREIFLGRLTKFFELRGLVLKTPVLECRKVDLHSLHHAVARQGGYCKVSEQNKWVEVAKELHYKDIEPMALALQEHYKKLYSHM; encoded by the exons atgggtgaaactccaggcacagaTGTGGGTCAAGAgactgagtcaagggtggccaggcgccctagaggcaacttggccactCCTTCCTCagtggaaggaccttcaaagaaggccaggagtagAACTCat GAAACTGCTTTTCCTATTTCGCTAGGAACCTCATTCAGGATCATCACCAGCTCACAGCATCTGAACAAGATTGAC GCCGTTTTAAGAAGTAGAGAGATTTTCTTGGGTAGATTGACTAAATTTTTTGAACTAAGAGGCTTAGTATTGAAGACCCCTGTTTTGGAATGCCGAAAAGTGGATTTACACTCACTTCACCACGCCGTGGCTAGACAAG GAGGGTACTGCAAAGTCTCTGAACAAAACAAATGGGTGGAGGTGGCCAAGGAATTGCATTACAAGGATATCGAGCCTATGGCCTTGGCCCTGCaagaacattacaaaaaattatactcCCATATGTGA